TCTTCTGCGCGGTTGAGTGACCGACCACAAATGTATGTACTATGAAGTTGTGTGAGCTTGTGGCGGACCTCAGTCCCAGGCCTATAGTTCGGGGTGGGTTGATATGTTTATCCTTTGCCAAATCATACACGCTTTGTATCTTTGATGACTTCTGACACAAGCTAAATGTTTCGCTCACAGTTCTTCGGTTTCTTCAACGCAAAGATTTGTGGCAgattctttgctcttttttttctcttttttctgaggAGGAGCTGTCAAAGTCACCTGTGCGCATGCACGTGTGAGTAGCTCATCCGAGGACGCGCCGACAGAACATTCTTCCAAATCCTCATTCCAGAAGCGTGCTGAAGTCACAACAAGGAGGTAAGGCAGGCGTTTGTTTCGTcctctttaaaaaaacttttttttttttacttagtccTCTTTGAAAGTGAAACCCAACAACCAACACATGGTCAAAGGACTCTGTGAACGATAGAGGGAGGACAAAAGGAGACAATGACTCAGAGGGGGAAAACCATCTCAagaccccaaaaagttgccaagTATACATAGATGTTCGTAAGCCAAGGTTTCACTGTACTTGGGTTGGTCCAATTTAGAACCAAACTGGGCTGTTTTTAAGCCGGAATTGGTCAGGCTGAATGAAAACCAACAGACAGAGCATTGAAGCGTCTTTGGATCCTTGAAAAACACTATATGAAttgaatgcattattattatttttgcgccTACACTAAGTTGTTTTATTCCGAGCCACACTTAAGCTCTCCTCATCAGCTCCTTTGTATGGAAACCGTGGATTGACCTGTGCAACCACGTCTGCGCGCGTCTGACTGCACACAAGTCTCTTCCTTGTAGGGCACGGGCACTAGgctgatggcggcaacaaagagTCTCTTTCTTGTAGGGCACGAGCACTCGgctgatggcggcaacaaagagAGGCGGCGGCATGCTGCGTGACCTGCAGGTGGCGTTGCAGCGGAAGATTGAGGAGCTGACGGAGCGAGACGCGCTGATTGAGGAGCTGGAGTCAGAACTGGATGCCAAAGATCTCCTGATTGGCCATTTGCGGGCCGAGCTGGACCGTCATCGTAGTTTGATGCCGGGCACCGACGATACTGCCGCTGCACAGACACCCGACGCAGGTGTGACAAAACGTTCTCCTGAGTCACTGAACTGTTGAGGTCCGCCCGGGCggaggttatgtttttttttaacattttcttcacctttttttgttgcatccagcaggtggcgctccaGCAATGCCAGCACCGTCACTCGATGAGCCTCAGCGCACCAAGAGACAGGCCATATCGGCAGAACCCAGCGCTCTGGATCCTGCCCGACTCACCGACGTCACGCTCACCAGCTACTGCAAGAGCAAAGAGTGAACTTATGTTATTTTTGTTCTGTGTTTTGCAGACTCTTTTCAATCGTTACATCTGCGGTTCGGACCATTCCTTtccgctgtgaaaaaaaaaaagagccgtgaggagtgtgtgttgcgCAGAGGCGACGCTTCCTACCTCAAGCCGAGGCTGCCTCTCGGTCGGGGTCGTGGGAGACCGAGAAGGCCGGCCCTGAGAAAGGTGCCTGCCCCATTGGAGCCagggtgtgtttgcgtgcaggtCCAGCGAGCTGATCCAGAGAGCGCTGATGGACAATGACTTCATGAAGCATCTGGAACATGGACAGGTGAGAagaccccaaccccccccccaccacacctcCACCCTCACCCCCCACTTGGCGTCTGTTTTGCTCACGCTTTGACGTCCGCCCCGTTTCCAGATCCTCACCATCTTGGACTGCATGCGGCCCACCAGCCTGGACAAAGGCTGCTGCGTCATCCAGGAGGGCGACGACGGATCTAGCGTCTTTGTTCTGGAGGGTGGGTCACTGCAGCTTTTGCTTCCGAGCCACGGCTCCCGTTTTCCCTTTTGCGTCCGTCCACAGAGGGCATGGTGGAGGTGAGCAAAGAAGGCAAAAAGCTGTGCACCATCGGCCCCGGCAAAGTCTTTGGCGAGCTCGCCATCTTGTACAACTGCACGCGCACGGCTACAGTGACGGGTACACCACAGTGCACACGACAGCGCCCCCTGAAGCTAGGACCGGAGTCCAGGCGTCATcttccagcgtgtgtgtgtgcgtgtgcgtgcgtgcgtgtgcgcgcatgcacatgtgcgtgtgtgcagctcTGACCGACATCAAGTTGTGGGCCATTGATCGCCAGGGCTTTCAGACCATTATGATGAGGACCGGCCTCATCAAGCATTCCCAGTACACGGACTTCCTGCGCAGGTAACCTTGACGTCGTGACATGGCAGCAGCCTGACGTCCAAATGACGTGGCGTCTCCCTGTCGCTAGCGTTCCGTCCTTCCAGGCCCTTCCAGAGGACGTTCTCAGCAAGCTGGCTGATGTTCTGGAGGAGGTGAGTCCAGACCCGCCTGCACGTGTCACTCTCTGGTCATCTGaccccccgtgtgtgtgtgtgtgtgtgtgtgtctgcgcacaTCAGACTCACTATAGCAATGGCGACTACATCATCCGGCAGGGCGCCACGGGAGACACCTTCTTCATTATCAGTGAAGGGCAGGTGAGCTTTTCTACTCGTTCCGTGCCTGCCCGTAAGGTGCGCTGCCAAAGTGGATTGGGCAAAGTCTGCTCACTTTTACTTTGCACGGCCTCACAAGGTATGACTTTTGGCTTCCTTCGTGCAAAATCTCACTTGTGAGCATGTGCAGGTGACGGTGTGGCAGCAGACCGCCCCCAGTGGTCAGCAGGTGCCGGTGAAGACGCTGTTCTAAGGCGACTGGTTTGGCGAGCAAGCGCTGAAAGGGTGAAAGCGCGCTACGCCGTTCACGTCGCCGTCGCCCGTGCCTTCCCGCCATCCATTTAACGTGCTGCCTTTCCTGTCTCGTAGGGAAGATGTGCGTACGGCCAgcgtgacagcagagggcgccgtCACCTGTCTGGTGGTAGACAGAGTGAGCATTGGTGGTTTGGTTTGAAGCCGGGGTGGCCAGGGCTGGGAATCCGAGATGAACATTTCCCTCCAGCTGTCATTATTCCCCTCTTCCAGACAGGCAATGCAAAGgctacaaccccccccctccccctcccacgtTCCATCCTTTCACATCAGACAAGGCAAACATCGTGCATGGCTGAGTAGTCATTGTTTATCCCAGCAGCCACTGTCATGCCTTCACGGAAGCAAATGCGGCAGAAACTTGCAGAAACTTGCTCGACACAAAGCAAaatcaaaagaatatttagagTCCTAAAAAACAGAGTCTTTGGCGTCCTTGTGTGTTTTCCACATCCTCTGAAGGAGTGAGGCCGCTCCTCAGTCGGGTTCATGCTGCCTCACGGCACTCTCCTttgttccgcaggtccttcaagCAGCTGATCGGCGGCTTAGAGGAAGTGGACCGCCAGCAGGGAGACGACGAGCACGTCAAAGCCAAGTAAGTGGTGTACATCGCCGACGAACTCTCTATTGACGTCGAGGCAACGATGCACTAACGCACGTGCGCAGGTGCCCGGCTGAGGACGACTTCTTCTCCGGCGTGACGCTCGACGACCTTGCCGTGGTCTGCACCTTGGGCATGGGTGGCTTCAGCCGCGTGGAGCTGGTGGGTGGGTCCCCGCGCCGGCGGCCGTGGTGCCGACGCGTGGTGAGGTGTGGCCGCGTCGCCTTCAGGTGCAGCTCAAGAGAGACGCCGGGCGCTCCTTCGCCCTCAAAGTGTTGAAGAAGCGCCACATTCTGGACACCAGGCAGCAGGAGCACATCCTGTCGGAACGCCGCATCATGATGGAAGTCAACAGCCCCTTCATCATCAGGTCACTGTTTAGTCCCTCCGTTCATGTCCAAAGCAGGCAAAGTACAAGTCCAGCTCGTGGGGTGCCAAACGCAGGTTTGAGGTGCCCGCGTGCCAGCGGCCTCAAGCCCattgtttcttttcccctcataagtaggggtgtaaatcgcgggttttgtcacgatacgatatatcgatacaaagaaccacgatacgatatttgccgatatcttaaagcctgctgtgattcattcacgatacatcacggtatagtgctctacgatcgatatagaacaatatcctgatttataacaattcatatcttaaagcctgctgtgattcattcacgatacatcacgatatagtgctctacgataaatatagaacaatatcctgatttataacaattcatacgcaaaatcaacaaggtactgcaaactctttatttaggaaattacaaagtgcttccaaatgaatgacttgaagcccaaaggggaacgaatgtccttgtcttcttggacactagccatagcaccagcccaggagccgcgtagttgtcggctcccctttcacgtgcctgctctgctcacaacacaacacgccgcgcgctgctcccggaaagaggaagcaagcaacaatgaactggatttcaaaataaagtcgcgtctaatgtctgaggtcaaaaacgggcggtatagatcgatgtttacgtttagcatcgatgccaacaaatcgtagagcattatatcgatgcatCGTCACACCCCTACTCATAAGTGGCCGCCGCCAGCTGTTCTGAAGCACAGTAATGCGTCCCTGTCCGCAGGTTGTACCGCACCTTCCGGGACCCCAAATACTTGTATATGCTGCTAGAGGTTTGTCTTGGCGGAGAGCTGTGGACGCTCTTAAGAGACAGGTGGGTGTCGGGTCGGGATGAGCACGTTGTCGCTGTGTGCGAAGGCACCGCCGGCCGCGTTCTTTGAAAGTCACAAAGATGGGCCCAAACGCCGACGTCGCAAGCGTGCTGTCCCTTTCTGTGCCACCAGGGGCTCCTTTGACGACGGGACCACAAGATTCTACACGGCGTGCGTTATCGAGGCTCTGGCGGAGCTCCACTGTAAAGGGATCATCTACCGAGACCTCAAGCCGGAGAATATCATCCTTGACCACAGAGGCTACGCCAAGTTGGTGAGTCTTCAAGGCGCTCGTCAACAGCGGCGGCGTGACGCTAACGGAGGGCGCggcgcgggcgtgcgtgcgtgcgtccggcCGCTAGGTGGATTTTGGCTTCGCTAAGAAGGTGGGCTTGGGGAAGAAGACCTGGACCTTCTGCGGGACCCCCGAGTACGTGGCCCCCGAGATCA
The Syngnathus typhle isolate RoL2023-S1 ecotype Sweden linkage group LG15, RoL_Styp_1.0, whole genome shotgun sequence DNA segment above includes these coding regions:
- the LOC133167853 gene encoding LOW QUALITY PROTEIN: cGMP-dependent protein kinase 1-like (The sequence of the model RefSeq protein was modified relative to this genomic sequence to represent the inferred CDS: substituted 1 base at 1 genomic stop codon), which codes for MAATKRGGGMLRDLQVALQRKIEELTERDALIEELESELDAKDLLIGHLRAELDRHRSLMPGTDDTAAAQTPDAGGAPAMPAPSLDEPQRTKRQAISAEPSALDPARLTDVTLTSYCKSKESSELIQRALMDNDFMKHLEHGQILTILDCMRPTSLDKGCCVIQEGDDGSSVFVLEEGMVEVSKEGKKLCTIGPGKVFGELAILYNCTRTATVTALTDIKLWAIDRQGFQTIMMRTGLIKHSQYTDFLRSVPSFQALPEDVLSKLADVLEETHYSNGDYIIRQGATGDTFFIISEGQVTVWQQTAPSGQQVPVKTLFXGDWFGEQALKGEDVRTASVTAEGAVTCLVVDRESFKQLIGGLEEVDRQQGDDEHVKAKCPAEDDFFSGVTLDDLAVVCTLGMGGFSRVELVQLKRDAGRSFALKVLKKRHILDTRQQEHILSERRIMMEVNSPFIIRLYRTFRDPKYLYMLLEVCLGGELWTLLRDRGSFDDGTTRFYTACVIEALAELHCKGIIYRDLKPENIILDHRGYAKLVDFGFAKKVGLGKKTWTFCGTPEYVAPEIILNKGHDSSADCWSLGILVFELLSGSPPFSGSDPMKTYNIILRGIDMVEFPKKITKSAANLIKRLCRDNPSERLGNQKNGVKDIQKHKWFEGFNWDGLRQGTLDCPFMPRVDGPLDNSNFDDFPLDTEGPPPDDESGWDLEF